The genomic segment tctctctctctctctctctctctctctctctctctctctcatttaacCTCTTTGTTGCCCAACCTCTCTTTCTATCTGCCCCTTTCATCCAACCTCTCTCATCCATGCTGtcgctctctttcactcttttaGTTAACCCCTCTCTAAATTCAATGAAATGAAGTACAATTCGCTTGTCCTccaacctccctctccctctctctctttccagcctctctctctctctctccagcctctctctctctctctctctctctctctctctctctctctctctctctctctctctctctctctctctctctctctctctctctctctctctctctctctctctctctctctctctctctctctctctctctctctctctctctctctagtgttgAAAGTTAAAGAAAGCATTACGATGTCTCTCGGTTGAGTGGCTGGAGGACTGTCGACTGACGGCTGTGTTCTTCTCGCATGGTGGTCCTCAGatcagtcccacacacacacacacacacacacacacacacacacacacacacacacacacacacacacacacacacacacaaacacacacacacctacctgtctgtcgtTGTAACGTACGCAGGCAATTGGCACCAGAgacaagagagacacagaatgcCAAGGCTGCACCCCTAGTCATTATAATGGTGCACTGACATGTGTCAGCctctgagtgcgtgtgtgtgtctgtgtctgtgtgtgtgtggctgtctgagTGTGTTAATCAgtatctaggtgtgtgtgtgtgcacatctgtgtgcgagtctgtatctgtgtgcgtgtctgtgtgtactcaAGTTTGtctatattttgtgtgtgtgtgcgtttgtacacatgtgcacatgtgCGCAGCACATACGCCGGCCCCCAGGTGAGCTCAGCGCTCAGGGTGTCACGAGCGAAATCCTCCCAGGCAGAATAACGACCGGCTGCCTCCGCGCGAGGTGTGGGAGGAGAGAGCCCTAGCAGAGAGAGCCGAGCGGAGCAGAAAGCCTGTAACTGGCTAAATACACTCTGCAAACACTTTCTCAGTCACGGCCCTCTGGATCCAACAATCAATACCACCTCGGTCCAATCTGCAGGGGACAACTGCTTGGATACTTTGGCTTGTCGCCGGCGCATGGCCGTAGTTCAAGCGCGTGTCGGGTTCCTCCCGGCGTTCTCAGGGTGCGTGAGGGCCTGTCGTTTGTTAACCTTTTAACGTGTCGATGTCGCCCTGGGGATTTTGttctttcctttatttttttgtccagCCTTAATCTGCCACAGACTTCAGCCCCCTTCCACTCGGCCTTAAGGAGACGCCAAATGGTAAGGCTGTGCAAAGACCGaccgagacagacagacgcacacgcacacacacacacacacacacacacacacacacacacagacaaagagagagagcgactgagagacagagacagagacagagaacaacacagagagagagagagagagagagagatagaaagagagagagagagagagagagagagagagagagagagagagagagagagagagagagagagagagagagagagagagagagagagagagagagagagagagagagagagagaccgagagagagagagagaggccgagagagagagtcagagacaaagagagtgaCAGTGAGATAGCGATACACAGACAGAACACAGAAAATGTggagcaacaacaacagatggATTAGTCCGAGTTGCTTTCGCTACGGTCTAGTATCTGTCTAGGTTCTGATCCAGGGATGGGATGGATGCCTTACGAACTACCCTTTGTAATAAATCCCGCCGTTGACCTGTCTGCCCACAGCGCCGTCGCCACGACAACCGTTAGCTCACCACCAGTCATTAACCGTTGCATCGTCTTCATCGTCGTAGGAGTATAGGACGGATGGCAGAGGGAGGCGTAGTGACAGCAAGAGAGACCGTTGAAACAAGAgaaagggaagggggagggacgACAAGGAGAGCGCCTTAGAGTATTAAAATGGATCCCTGAAGGCTGTGTTTACAATCTGTCTAGGAGGCCTTTATCAGTTGATCTGGATGCGGGGGGCTGGTGTCTGGAGCAAAGTATTTCCTTAACACTAGACACTCTGACTCACACAAAATTTTGGACCAAGCTAAGCGAAATGTTTGAAAATAAGGGAAAAAAGAGAGGGGAAATACACAAGCACCTATGAACTAATAACTCTCTGGGTAAGCAAAGTCACTCTCTCCATAGTCTAAACAGGAGCATAAACAAACCCATCACCTCCCAATGTCCACGAATGCCAGCCTTTCTCCAGCTGTGACAAACTCTGTGACATCACTAAACTCAGCTCTGAAGCTCTCTGATTCTATCCCAGGGATGCGGCTCTTTACCCGAAAACAGGAAATGGACTGTTTACTCTTCGGAGGTGTATCGCAGGGGAGACACATTGTCCTGGCCTTGTGGGTCGCGGTACCATGCTTTTCCTCTGGGCGACCACGGGGGCGGTGCTAAGGACCAACCccggagggtggtggtgttaggggggagtagggggggagggggaggtgtgacACACCCGGAAATCCCAAAAGTAGAACGGTGGGTTTCCCTGAAAAAAAAAGGCCAGTTCCCCAGCAGGGTTCTCTGACACAATGGACACAGCGCCAGTCACAGTGACTGAATGGACCTCAGAGACACAAGGGGGCGTCGGGGGaaaggaaaaaacaaataacacCCGTGTTGACACAAATACTACTTGCCCTGCGTCGTGTTCGATAACGGGCCCGTTTCTATTCCCTCATATCCTGGCCTTGTTTTTTTGCCGCCGAGTGACAAAACAGGAACTCGGGGTACATTAGCCGGGTGTTAGAGACGGCGGTCTCGTGACCTCCGCAagattgattgtgtgtgtgacaccgcaagggagggggggttctgTTCCCACAGTGATTAATGGAGTAGGGGTCCAGTGGTACATGAGTCAGGGCGGCTACAAGCTTTCCCTCCTTAAGAGTGAACTCTGGGCTGAAGCACCGGTCAACCAGGCCtgttctgcagtgtgtgtgtgtgtgtgtgtgtgtgtgtgtgtgtgtgtgtgtgtgtgtgtgtgtgtgtgtgtgtgtgcgtgtgtgtgtgtgtgtctgtgtgtaggtgtaggtgtaggtgtgtgtgtgtgtgtgtgtgtgtgtgtgtgtgtgtgtgtgtgtgtgtgtatgtgtgtgtgtgtgtgtgtgcttgtgtgtgtgtgtgtgtgtgtgtgtgtgcagcgatCGTCCATCCGACCTATTGATTTCCTTGGTGTGGCTAATGACTCTGCTTTATCGCTTGTTGTTATTACCCCCATTATTTCCTTAAAGGGCCAGTGAACCCAAATCCGTTTTTGTCTTCGACGTCACGGCCAAGGGTCACCTGcagtgaagtgtgtgtggatgtgtggagctctgtccgggcattggcttattttaatgTCTgtgtccgagagagggttaaagGCATTTCATATTCAACATCACTCATTGTAATGCTCCAATCCAACGATCCAACTAAATTAATATCCTGCTTCCTAGAACTCACTCCAAAAATATTTTTGGAAATCTCATCGTGTTTGAATTCGAAAACAGGAGTTCACTTCCACTCAAAAGTTTCCCTGGTCTCTGCTCAAATCTCATGATGCAAACCCGCTAATTGATTACATGTATAAACACATTTGTAAGACATCACTACTATCGGTAATCGTCTGCTGAATCCTAGGCCCATGTACAGGCCTGCTTAATCATCCCAAATAaaaagctgctgctgctgaaggcATCTCGGCTTCAGCCCACACGCAGTCCGCACACACCTCCACAACGCCCACGCAGTCTGATCTCTGGGTGAGGAGAAGGCCTTACCTCCGATAGCACTGCACCTGGACGTGATCTCCCACAGGACCAGGGCCATGGAGTAGACGTCCGTCTGCTTGAAGGACTCAATGTTCTCCAGGTTGATCCTGGACTCCAGCACCTCTGGAGCCATGTACCTGGCGGTGCCCACCTGACCCGGCggacaggagggggagaggcggaCATTAATACCTAATGGGATGCATTAGTCAtgaccacacagccacacacacacacgcatacaagtggatgcatatgcacacacacacacacacacacacacacacacacacacaaagataaaactatcgtacacacacacacacacacacacacagaaacacacaaagataaaactgacacatacacaaagataaaactggcacacactcacacacaaagataaaactggcacgcacacacatacacacaggcaaagaCACAAAGATAAAACTGACATGTACTCAAAGATAAaactgacacccacacacacacacacaaacacacacacacccacatgcacacttaGTGGGATGCCGAAGACTGCGATGCCAGGAGCCATTTTTTGATTATTCTTTTAAATGCTAGCACATTAAATGGATTCATACTTGGCATGGTGCCACTCAGAGCCAGCGCCTAACAGAGCAATCAAAAATTTTCGGAATCTTCCCTCGTAAGCTGGAAAACGAATAAGCTGAATAAATCCACCTCCTTGTCCCAGGTGTTCGCTCTCTATCAGTCAGTGCATTAGCGGCATTTCAATGCAAGAGGGGGTGTCCTCTAGAGGCCTTTTCACAGAAGACCTAATGGCCCTGGTCAATTACGCACTGCATGATCGTGTCCTTGTGGATTCATCAAATCTGTTATTCTGACAAAGATAGCCGGATGACAAGCTAATAAAATACCTAATCAAAACATATTCCCCCAGCAAATGATGAGCTGGGGCCAAGGGACAAGGGCTCCCGAGCACAAAGTGAGAGCGGACGAGCGGGGACCTCTATGAACCACCTTTCGTTTATTTTTTCGCCAGTGCAAGCTGATGGAAAAGCACTCCATGAGGGTTTATCATAACCCCCTCACACCGGCACTTCCCTGTAGCCCCATCCGGCACCAAGGCCAAAAAGTACAGAGTTGTCACCACAGTGACGATTATCCACTCTTGGCACAGGGCCGGCGCTTCCAGTTCCAGCCATCAAAGGCTTCACAGGTAAACGATCATTTTGTGCATGCAGTGGGATCGGCCGCTCTTACCTGCCCGCTGTTGGCCAGCTCGTCCACCGACAGGGAGTTGTCCAGGCGCAGCCCGAGGCCAAAGTCGCACAGGACGCAGGTGAGGTCCCCCTTGACCAGCACGTTGGAGCTCTTGATGTCCCGGTGCACGATGGGCACCTTGTAGCGTCCGCAGGGCGTGCGGTCGCTGTGGAGGTGGGCGATGCCTCGGGCCAGCGAGCCGCCCAGCGTCCACAGGTCCCGCCAGCTGACGACGTGGTGGATGAGGTGCTCCTGGAGGCTGCCGCGCGGGTGGTACGCCGTGATCAGCCAGTACTGCTTGTGCACCTTGCGCTCCTCCGCCGTCAGGAAGTGCAGCACGTTCTCGTGCCGCAGGTCGGCGTCCGAGAAGATGTCCTTCTCGTTCTTCCACGAGGCGTACTCCTCGTCCTGGAAGATCTTGACGGCCACCGTCTCGAAGGCCTGCTCCGTGCCCGTGACCCCGCCgacgccccccaccaccacggtGCCCTGCTTCAGCTTGGCCCGGTAGACCTCGGCGAAGCGGCCCTTGCCCACCTGGGCGTCCAGCTCGATGGGCAGCAGCTCCGTGTTGTGGTTGAGGTTGTTGGCGTGTGTGGAGCTGCTGTCCGAGCCCTCGTCGTCCATCATGTTGGCGTGCTCGTCGTGGTAGTGCAGCGGCTGGCCCCTCTTGCGCAGGGGCCGGGCGTGCCGCTGGCGGTACACCCGGTAGATGTAGAAAGAGGTGACCACCAGGACGGCCAGCACCAGCAGGGGCACGAGGCTCACCAGGATCACCGACACCACCTGCTCCAGCAGGTCtgagactagaggaggaggaggactttgTTGTTATTGCAGCCTGGAGAGAATCGTCATAGATGATATGCATTATAATTAGGTAATGGATTACCGCATTCAATATTTCATATATGGGTCATATATGTGTTTCATATtaacaacaaaaatacatttctttGTCCAAACAATTgggattttatttatatttttattcattattgtattttatttcttgAATTATTAAATTGTTTCCCGGGATAGTTAATTCCATCCAAAACATCATATCACAAAAAGAAAGCTATCCTTTTAGATAGAAACCCATAGACCACACCTGACCCTTTCTCCCTTTAATATCTGTAATCATCGCAGAGCTAAAGTTAGAGCGgagcccgcacacacacacacacacacacacacacacacacacacacacactgctgcagaATTCTTCCCATCACTCCGCCACACATTGGGCCTTGTTTATAGCCCATGCCTGCCTGCGAGTACAACTGGGAAAGTAGGAAAGAGTGTGCTATTGTCATTCACTTTTTCTGTAAGCTAAAGCAGTGAAATAAATATGAGCCATAAAAAGTTGCATCCAGACACAACGTTACGCTGTCGGCACTGGCTGGGCTCTTGGAAGATCTGCAAATGCCTCATTGACACACTGTCTGTACCCTCGGGGAGAATCAGAAGAAATTCCTTATTGTTGTCTTTTCGAcgtttatcacacacacacacacacacacacacacacacacacacacacacacacacacacacacacacacacacacacacacacacacacacacacacacacacacacaactaattATTGTTTACGGTTTTGAGGATTTTATTaccacaataaaataataaatgattaGGAAATTGTATTCCACATTTAACACATGTACTTCGATTTGAAGCTGCCATGTTACATGCGAGTTTGAAAGTgttgtatgtttttgtatatttattttcttcacaaAATATTCGAGGGATGAGACCAACAGATCTTCTGAAATGTAATCCAGTCCACAATGGTCACAATAAAAGTATAACACATGTCATAACAGGGTAGAGAGAAGGTATAAAGCAGAGAGCAATGGAGAAACGAAGACAAGTGCTAGACGGCGAGAGCCCAACCAACAACCCACACAGCCGGCCAACAGAGATTCTCGCTctgctcttttttatttttccctcCAGACAGGAAACCACATGTCTGAAATCCTCAGCGTGGCCCCCAGAcagtttgttttcctttttcgcATGGTGAATGGTGATTCCTCCCCTTCGTCCCTCCCCTACTCGCATCTCAGAGAACTCACGCTGCGTCACTTTCACAGCCCCGTGCCTCGGCCTCAGAGGACAGATGTGTCTAGCACCGAGACTTTGCTTGCCTTGAGGGGGCGTGTTCTCGCCGTTAATCCAAATGTCAAGTCGGAGGCTTGACACCAGCCATTTCAGTAAAATGATATTGACCGCGCAAACAAATAGTAAAGCCCATGAGTAACTCAGTGTCAGCCACCGCCGTCTAGCTCAACTGGAAGTAGAAGTTGTCATAAACATTGTTGTGAAGGTTAGGGGTTTGAGTCCCATCTTGGTAAAACTGTATGCTCTGAGGAAGGAAGCGCTTGCCATACTATGAAGTGTATTTGTCATTCATTCAAGGACATAATGAGCCGCTATTGTCTATACTTTTCATTTTgtagaagagacagagagcgagagggaaaaagggagaaagaaagacagagaaagataagagagcgagagagagagttagtgagagagagcgcaagacagaaagagatcacgagagagaatgagagagagagcgagaacgagaaaaagagagtgagagcaaaagagaaagagaaagaggaagaagaggaagagagagagagacaggagctaCAAGAGCGTGCACAGGTGACCGAGAGAGGCCAGGTCTCAGAAGTCTTTCACACGGTTGTTGCTGTGCTAGCTGGCCCAGCGCAGTGAAAACACATCTGCGTCCGTACGTTGCACAACTGCTTAAACCGGCACGCCACAAACTACGAAAAAAAGTCTGTTTCGGATCACGGCGCTTGCACACAACCCGGTGTACGtgcacacgtgtttgtgtgtgacaccTAACATGACAGGCTGGTGGATTGCATAACAGCAGGATGTGGACCGTTATGTGTTGTACAGATGTAGCCATCTACGCTTGGTCCTCTGCTAGGGATCATTTTCCTGGAGAATGAGGTTTTTTAATGGCTGGAGTTTGCTAATCAAGAGTTTAGGACGCAGTGTATGGTCAGAGTATTGTACCCATACATCATGCCTGGAAAAGTTGTAACGGATGTGCCAACTGTGCCAACAAGATTCAGCTCGTGAAATTATTGTTCTACCCCTGTGAAAACCTGGgacattttgcattattttccaaacaaaaaacacatggACTTACACGGGGAGAAGTAGATGTGTTCATTGCACTCTTCATAAGTGCAGGAGCAGATGAAAAACTTGTAGCCCATGCCTTTCCGCTCCTTCATCTCACACTTGGTGTTGTTGTAGTCGTCCAGCAACAGCCCATGCAGCCTCAAGGCCGGGTTGTGGCATATCGTATCCATGGTGACGTTGTCATCCTTCTTCCTCCTGTGTCGGCAAAAAAGCAATTGGGTTTAGATCCAAGACCTTGTTAATGATGTGTTCGATCAAGTCGGCCATTTTAGTTTGCACTAAAGATTAGCAGTACATATTTGTTTTCACTAGTAGAAACGGGGCAGCAAGCAAATGGGAAGGTGGCCCTGTTTCAACGACCAACTGCCTCAGCAATATGGAAATTGCAGGCAGTCACATTTACAAAGAAAAAAGCGGTGGGGGATTCTGAAATAACCTCACAAAACCACGGCAAGAAAAGTAATCCGGAAGCCACAGTATTATTCATATGCATTATGCTGGTCACTGCTGTCGTACGCAAGGCATTTCAATGAGTGGCCGATGTCCGCATACAAGTAGCCTATCACCAACGTCAGCTCATAACACTCTCACGAGATGGGCGAATGGTAAAGCTGATGTAATGCTAACTCCCCTTTAAGATCTTCCATCCCCCTTGTTTGATGCTAATTCCCCTCACAATGGATGGACACGACGCATATGGCTGGTGAAGCTCTCGTCATAAACCTCTAAGCCTTTGTTTTAAGCAGAACAATGTGTCTCTTCAAAGATCAACGTCATCGGAAAATAGATAAATGCAAAAACCCCCATTGTGTATATAGAATAATTCGGCTGGGTCTATTATGACCGAATGGTAGGGGCAAAATTAACAATCCTCACCCCAGAGGTTCTGATTTGTGTACAGAGGTGCAGTCGATGGAGCTCTGTCTGTAGGGGTGAAATCTCTGGACCTGATTAGAAGCCATCTTAAGATGGCTTAGATCAGCCATACTCTCTCTAAGCTAGTTTTGTGAGGTCGACCCGGGCAAGAAGTCCGTAGACGGCGACAGTTTCAGTTCTCATTAATAAACTCGGGTGTGGCACATGAAGAGGGGCACTCGTACACTAACTTCTGCTGCAATAACCCGCCCCCTGCGccgtggtgttgtgttgtgctacATCGCTTGAGGCAGCTCATCGACTTCAGGTAGAACTCCAGCACATGTTAAAATCCCTTTTTTAAGGCCTTATCAAATCCCACCAAGAGCGTGTGGCCTTTAGAGCGACGGTGCGAGGCATCGGCAGTAATGGCGGCGGGGGTACCTACCAGATAGTGACACAGACTTCACTGGTGTGAGCGCAGGTAGAGCTGATCTCGCAGCCCGCCTCACACCGGCCGACGCCGGTGCAGTTGGTTGGCCGAACGTCACAGAACTTACACAGCTGACTCTGCTTCAGCAAGCCTGGGGTcgcctctggggggggggggggggggggggggggggacactggtCATTGAGATGCAGTAGTAAACACAAATACCAATGCTTTCGCTGTGATGGCGGCTAAATATGTTTCTGCATGCTGCCAAATTATTATTAGGAACCCCTGGGTCTCTTACTAGGTGGTGATTAATCcgttgctttgtttgtttattgtcaTGTTTATTAACTTATTATTGATGAATCGATGCATTGTTTCATTCAAATgcatgagagcgagagagagttagagaaaaAGAGATTTATTAACAAACAAAGCATAGCAAAATAATAGCGTATAGATTGTTTTCGCGGACACAAATCTTGATAAACACACGTTTGCGAGTATTGTAGCTGTAAAGCATAACAGTATTATAGCGGATATTTGTTCCGTATCCATATGCATTAGCCATCCAGGCAAAGCCAAGCTTCAAGGTCTACTCCAAGACCCCATTTCCCCCTGGCTTAGCGCAGTCTGGTATAATGAAAGGGTTGAACTCCTGACATTTAGCTGCGCGACTAACAGACGGAGACCCGAGGCAGAGGGCCTCTGCTGCGCTAGGCAACGGGAGACCTGTGGGAAATCGTACGGAACAACctggttaaaaaaaatgtacagtAAAATGTATTCAACTTAAGTCACGGAAAAGGCCCGCAGAGTAGGGAGCACAACTCTTTGAGTTAGCCAATCGTGCTCCAGTACTGGACACAGATGGCACATATTCACAAAAGATGAATAATAAACAGAACACATCCAGTCTGCTTCTTCTTGTTGGGTACTGGGGGCTGGGGGTCGGGGTTGTATCAAGTGGGTTGGATTTTCCGGCCGTGCGAGTCTGAACACCAAGAACGCTGAGCTGTCCCCGCCGTCTGCCCCTGTCCTGTCCAGACTTGACTTTgccggcaggcaggcaggcgagAGCCGTgactgagacagacagacagacagacagacagacagacagacagactgactgacatcTGCGAtgaatgctgctgctg from the Gadus morhua chromosome 22, gadMor3.0, whole genome shotgun sequence genome contains:
- the LOC115535727 gene encoding TGF-beta receptor type-2, with the protein product MALLRFSAFWCGTILCLSILSDNLEATPGLLKQSQLCKFCDVRPTNCTGVGRCEAGCEISSTCAHTSEVCVTIWRKKDDNVTMDTICHNPALRLHGLLLDDYNNTKCEMKERKGMGYKFFICSCTYEECNEHIYFSPFSDLLEQVVSVILVSLVPLLVLAVLVVTSFYIYRVYRQRHARPLRKRGQPLHYHDEHANMMDDEGSDSSSTHANNLNHNTELLPIELDAQVGKGRFAEVYRAKLKQGTVVVGGVGGVTGTEQAFETVAVKIFQDEEYASWKNEKDIFSDADLRHENVLHFLTAEERKVHKQYWLITAYHPRGSLQEHLIHHVVSWRDLWTLGGSLARGIAHLHSDRTPCGRYKVPIVHRDIKSSNVLVKGDLTCVLCDFGLGLRLDNSLSVDELANSGQVGTARYMAPEVLESRINLENIESFKQTDVYSMALVLWEITSRCSAIGEVKEYEPPFGKVREHPCVESMKDSVLRDRGRPEIPNTWINHPGIQTVCASIDECWDHDPEARLTAHCVAERFNEMEHLDKLSNHSDEIQYSEP